A section of the Hemibagrus wyckioides isolate EC202008001 linkage group LG04, SWU_Hwy_1.0, whole genome shotgun sequence genome encodes:
- the LOC131352220 gene encoding extracellular calcium-sensing receptor-like gives MESVITLLHILMAVINLYTAQETTCSVLGEPDFPLLWKDGDISVGGIFPFHKWQIMNSSYSVMPPPIKCMSLEFRAFQYSQTLIFAIEEINNSSSLLPGVSLGYKIFDTCGSASLGVKVAMTLVNGNENSVSDQICTKPAQVQAIIGETYSSVSMAISKSIGPFSMPLISYFATCECLSDKRKYPSFLRTIPSDYYQTLALAEMVKHFGWTWVGAIRRDDDYGNNGMAAFTKIAEELGVCLEYSLPFFLSYSQEKILRIVEQIKSSTSRVIVAFVTRWDLEVLLNVFSEHNITGYQWVGTEGWIADPVAATLDKYNILQGAVGLAIPKTTVRGLKDFILDIKPLKSVGSAIFTKFWEALFTCTYRGQNNSGAIPVCTGEEKLSEVKNTFTDMSMMPIFSNVYKGVYAIAHTLHELLGCKQTCPTKKQPDPLTFLEHLKKVRFKTKEGEDVYFDQNGDPPAKYEIINWQKNKENQYEFVTVGLYDSSVPAQDRLAVNMALITWTQNTNKVPKSVCSESCPPGTRKAVQKGKPICCFDCIPCAAGEISNMTDSPECEKCQQDYWSNTDKNHCIKKEIEYLSYEETMGILLTVVSTAGSFMTIIIAIIFFKYKNTPIVKANNSELSFLLLFSLALCFLCSLTFIGQPSEWSCMVRHTAFGITFVLCISCVLGKTIVVLMAFRATLPGSNVMKWFGPPQQRLSVLAFTLIQVLICVLWLTISPPFPFKNLIHYKEKIILECNLGSNIGFWAVLGYIGILAILCFVLAFLARKLPDNFNEAKFITFSMLMFCAVWITFIPAYVSSPGKFTVAVEIFAILASSFGLLFCIFLPKCYIIIMKPEKNNKKQIMGKVPLQ, from the exons ATGGAGTCAGTTATTACACTTTTACATATACTAATGGCCGTGATTAATTTGTACACTGCCCAAGAGACTACTTGTAGTGTGCTTGGAGAGCCAGACTTTCCACTATTATGGAAAGATGGTGATATCTCAGTTGGAGGAATTTTCCCCTTTCATAAATGGCAGATCATGAACTCATCCTATTCAGTCATGCCACCTCCAATAAAGTGCATGAG TCTGGAATTCAGAGCCTTCCAGTATTCACAGACCTTGATTTTTGCAATAGAGGAGATCAACAACAGTTCATCTTTACTGCCTGGAGTCTCACTGGGCTACAAGATCTTTGATACCTGTGGTTCTGCATCACTTGGGGTGAAAGTAGCAATGACACTTgtgaatggaaatgaaaattcaGTTTCAGACCAGATCTGCACAAAGCCTGCACAGGTTCAAGCCATAATAGGAGAGACATATTCATCAGTGTCCATGGCAATATCAAAGAGTATTGGACCTTTCAGCATGCCTTTA ATCAGTTACTTTGCTAcctgtgagtgtctgagtgataaAAGGAAATATCCATCATTTCTGCGCACTATTCCCAGTGATTATTACCAGACCTTAGCACTTGCAGAGATGGTGAAGCACTTTGGCTGGACCTGGGTGGGAGCAATAAGGagagatgatgattatggtaaCAACGGGATGGCTGCATTTACCAAAATTGCAGAAGAACTTGGTGTATGCTTAGAATATTcacttccattttttttatcctacTCACAAGAAAAAATTTTGAGAATTGTCGAGCAAATTAAAAGCTCTACTTCTCGAGTTATCGTGGCATTTGTCACTCGTTGGGACCTGGAGGTGTTGCTTAATGTATTTTCTGAACACAACATCACTGGATATCAGTGGGTAGGAACTGAAGGATGGATTGCTGATCCAGTGGCAGCCACTTTGGACAAGTACAATATATTGCAAGGAGCCGTAGGGCTAGCTATTCCCAAAACAACAGTAAGAGGACTGAAGGACTTCATTCTAGATATAAAACCACTGAAGTCAGTAGGCAGTGCCATTTTTACAAAATTCTGGGAGGCTCTTTTTACTTGTACATATAGAGGGCAGAATAATTCAGGGGCAATACCAGTGTGCACAGGGGAAGAGAAACTCTCTGAAGTGAAAAACACCTTCACTGACATGTCTATGATGCCAATTTTCAGTaatgtgtataaaggagtgtatGCCATTGCCCATACACTCCATGAACTTCTTGGCTGCAAACAAACCTGTCCTACAAAGAAGCAGCCTGATCCTCTCACT TTTCTAGAACACCTGAAAAAAGTGCGTTTTAAGACAAAAGAAGGCGAAGATGTTTACTTTGATCAAAATGGTGATCCTCCtgcaaaatatgaaataataaattggcaaaaaaataaagaaaaccaaTATGAATTTGTCACTGTTGGACTTTATGACTCCTCTGTTCCTGCCCAGGATCGATTAGCAGTAAACATGGCCTTGATCACATGgacacaaaatacaaataaa GTACCAAAATCTGTGTGCAGTGAGAGCTGTCCTCCTGGTACAAGGAAAGCTGTACAGAAAGGAAAACCCATCTGCTGTTTTGACTGCATACCATGTGCTGCTGGAGAGATCAGTAATATGACAg ACTCCCCTGAATGTGAAAAGTGCCAACAAGATTACTGGTCAAATACTGATAAAAATCATTGTATAAAGAAGGAAATTGAATATTTGTCTTATGAGGAAACGATGGGAATTTTGTTAACAGTGGTTTCTACTGCTGGTTCttttatgacaataataatagcaatcattttctttaaatataaaaatacccCAATAGTCAAAGCCAACAACTCCGAGCTGAGCTTTCtgctgctcttctctctggctctgtgtttcctctgttcacTTACTTTCATTGGTCAGCCCTCTGAGTGGTCCTGTATGGTGCGGCACACAGCGTTTGGGATCACCTTCGTCCTCTGTATCTCCTGTGTACTGGGAAAGACAatagtggtgttaatggccTTCAGGGCTACACTTCCAGGCAGTAATGTCATGAAATGGTTTGGGCCTCCACAGCAGAGACTCAGTGTACTTGCTTTCACTCTAATACAGGTTCTTATTTGTGTGCTTTGGTTGACAATATCCCCTCCTTTCCCCTTTAAAAATCTAATACACTATAAGGAAAAGATTATTCTTGAATGCAATTTGGGCTCAAACATAGGTTTCTGGGCTGTGCTGGGTTACATAGGAATCTTAGCTatactgtgttttgttttagctTTTCTGGCTAGAAAACTTCCAGACAATTTCAACGAAGCCAAATTCATTACTTTCAGCATGTTAATGTTCTGTGCAGTTTGGATCACTTTTATTCCTGCTTATGTCAGCTCTCCTGGAAAattcactgtagctgtagagATATTTGCTATTTTAGCATCAAGCTTTGGTTTACTATTCTGTATCTTTCTTCCAAAGTGTTACATTATCATTATGAAGCCggagaaaaacaataaaaagcaaATTATGGGAAAAGTGCCACTTCAGTGa
- the LOC131351533 gene encoding extracellular calcium-sensing receptor-like: MESIFTLLHVLMAIVNFSRANNSTCSLSGEPVYPHIWKDGDIIVGALFPFHINWDITEPSYSVRPSSTKCMSLDFRAFQYSQSLIFATEEINNSSSLLPGVSLGYKIYDTCGTAGLGVKVAMALINGNENSVSDEICTKPAQVQAIIGENYSSVSMAIAKSIGPFSMPLISYFATCECLSDKRKYPSFLRTVPSDYYQSRALAEMVKHFGWTWVGAIRRDDDYGNNGMATFTKVAEQLGICLEYSLPFYGTYSKEKVLRIVEQIKSSTSRLILGFITNYDMQFLVRVFSEHNITGYQWIGTEGWIADPIVATQDKHNILQGAIGLAIPKTKVAGLEDFILDIKPLESVGSAIFTKFWESLFKCKYTVQNDSGNSPVCTGKEKLSEMDSAFTDMSLMPIFSNVYKGVYAIAHTLHDLLGCKETCPTKKQPDPFTFLEHLKKVNFKTKVGEEVYFDINGDPPAKYEIINWQLNKNNQSEFVTVGLYDSSLPADGRLAVNLPSIVWAQNSNKVPIFICQESCPPGTRKAAQKGKPICCFDCIPCAAGEISNMTDAIECEQCHQDYWSNALKDKCVKKEIEYLSYEEPMGILLTVVSIIGAFMTMVIAIIFFRYKDTPIVKANNSELSFLLLLSLTLCFLCSLTFIGQPSEWSCMLRHTAFGITFVLCISCVLGKTIVVLMAFRATLPGSNVMKWFGPPQQRLSVLAFTLIQILICVLWLTISPPFPFKNLKLYKEKIILECHLGSSLGFWAVLGYIGLLALLCFVLAFLARKLPDNFNEAKFITFSMLMFSAVWITFIPAYVSSPGKFTVAVEIFAILASSFGLLFCIFLPKCYIIILKPEKNTKKQMIGKAKEHLSKVPDAIECEHLPTQVGYDDELQSGRDPDEDDEHADELH, encoded by the exons ATGGAGTCCATTTTCACACTCTTGCATGTTTTAATGGCTATCGTCAATTTTTCCAGAGCTAATAATTCTACTTGTAGTCTGAGTGGAGAGCCTGTATACCCACATATATGGAAGGATGGTGATATCATAGTTGGAGCACTTTTCCCCTTTCATATTAATTGGGACATCACAGAACCATCCTATTCTGTCAGGCCATCTTCAACAAAATGTATGAG tctgGACTTCAGAGCTTTCCAGTATTCACAGTCCTTGATTTTTGCAACAGAGGAGATCAACAATAGTTCGTCTTTACTGCCTGGAGTCTCGCTGGGCTACAAGATCTATGACACCTGTGGTACCGCAGGATTGGGGGTGAAAGTGGCAATGGCTCTAATTAATGGAAATGAGAACTCAGTCTCTGATGAGATCTGCACAAAGCCTGCACAGGTGCAAGCCATAATTGGAGAGAATTACTCATCAGTGTCCATGGCTATAGCAAAGAGTATTGGACCTTTCAGCATGCCCTTA ATCAGTTATTTTGCCACCTGTGAGTGTCTCAGTGACAAAAGGAAATATCCCTCATTTTTACGCACTGTTCCCAGTGATTATTACCAGAGCAGAGCCCTGGCAGAGATGGTCAAGCACTTTGGCTGGACCTGGGTGGGAGCAATAAGAagagatgatgattatggtaaCAATGGGATGGCCACTTTTACCAAAGTTGCAGAGCAACTTGGCATATGCTTAGAATACTCTCTTCCATTTTATGGAACCTATTCAAAGGAGAAAGTGCTAAGAATTGTTGAGCAAATTAAAAGCTCAACTTCTCGACTCATATTAGGATTTATCACTAATTATGATATGCAATTTTTGGTGCGTGTGTTTTCTGAACACAACATCACTGGATATCAGTGGATAGGAACCGAGGGCTGGATCGCTGATCCAATAGTGGCCACACAAGATAAGCACAACATACTGCAAGGAGCCATAGGGCTAGCTATTCCCAAAACAAAGGTGGCCGGACTGGAGGACTTCATTCTAGATATAAAGCCACTGGAATCTGTAGGAAGTGCCATTTTTACAAAATTCTGGGAGAGTTTGTTTAAGTGTAAATATACAGTGCAGAATGATTCAGGGAACTCACCAGTGTGCACAGGAAAAGAGAAACTGTCTGAAATGGACAGTGCGTTCACTGACATGTCCCTGATGCCTATTTTCAGTaatgtgtataaaggagtgtatGCCATTGCCCACACTTTACATGACCTTCTTGGGTGCAAAGAAACATGTCCTACAAAGAAGCAGCCTGATCCTTTTACA TTTCTGGAACACCTCAAAAAGGTAAATTTTAAGACCAAAGTAGGTGAAGAAGTTTATTTTGATATAAATGGTGACCCACCagcaaaatatgaaataataaactggcaattaaataaaaataatcaaagtgAATTTGTCACTGTTGGACTTTACGACTCCTCTTTACCTGCTGATGGTCGATTAGCAGTAAACCTGCCCTCGATTGTATGGGCACAAAATAGCAATAAG GTACCAATATTTATATGTCAAGAAAGCTGTCCTCCAGGCACTAGGAAAGCTGCACAAAAAGGAAAACCCATCTGCTGCTTTGACTGTATTCCATGTGCTGCAGGAGAGATCAGTAACATGACAG ATGCTATTGAATGTGAACAATGCCATCAGGATTACTGGTCAAATGCACTCAAAGATAAATGTGTAAAGAAGGAAATTGAATATTTGTCCTATGAAGAACCAATGGGAATTTTGCTAACAGTAGTGTCCATTATTGGTGCATTTATGACGATGGTAATAGCAATCATTTTCTTTAGATATAAAGACACACCAATAGTCAAGGCCAATAACTCTGAGCTGAGCTTCCTGTTGCTCTTATCTCTGactctgtgtttcctctgttcacTTACATTCATTGGTCAGCCCTCTGAGTGGTCCTGTATGCTACGACACACAGCGTTTGGGATCACCTTCGTCCTCTGTATTTCCTGTGTTCTTGGAAAAACCatagtggtgttaatggccTTCAGGGCTACACTTCCAGGCAGTAATGTCATGAAATGGTTTGGGCCTCCACAGCAGAGACTCAGTGTACTTGCCTTCACTCTCATACAGATTCTTATTTGTGTGCTTTGGTTAACAATATCCCCTCCTTTTCCCTTCAAGAATCTAAAACTCTACAAAGAGAAGATCATTCTAGAATGTCATTTAGGCTCCAGCTTAGGTTTCTGGGCTGTGCTGGGTTATATAGGACTTTTGGcacttttatgttttgttttggcgTTCCTCGCCCGAAAGTTACCTGATAATTTTAATGAAGCTAAATTCATCACATTCAGCATGCTGATGTTCTCTGCAGTCTGGATCACTTTTATTCCTGCTTATGTGAGTTCACCTGGGAAGTTTACTGTAGCTGTGGAGATATTTGCAATTTTAGCATCAAGCTTTGGTTTGCTATTCTGCATCTTTCTTCCAAAATGTTATATAATCATACTGAAGccagaaaaaaacaccaaaaagcAAATGATAGGGAAAGCTAA agaacacctctccaaagtgccagatGCCATtgaatgtgagcatttgcccactcaagTCGGTTATGACGAtgaactgcagtcaggtcgagaccccgACGAGGATgacgagcatgcagatgagcttcactga
- the LOC131351532 gene encoding uncharacterized protein LOC131351532 codes for MDSILTLVHIIMAIINFSRAQENTCSVHGDPAYPQLWKNGDIIIGGIFPFHSKWEMTDSSYSVMPPTVNCMSLEFRALQYSQTLIFAIEEINNSSSLLPGVSLGYKIYDTCGSPALGVKVAMALVNGNENSVSEQICTKPAQVQAIIGETYSSVSMAISKSIGPFSMPLISYYSTCECLSDKRIYPSFLRTIPSDYYQTIALAEMVKHFGWTWVGAIRRDDDYGNSGMAAFTKIAEKLGICFEYSLPFFRTYSQEKVLRIVEQIKSSTSRVIVGFVTPWDLEILLHVFSEHNITGYQWVGTEGWIADPVAATLDKYNILQGAVGLAIPKTTVRGLKDFILDVKPLKSVGSAIFIKFWEAMFNCKYSIQNNSENIPVCTGEEKVSDIENTFTDMSMMPIFSNVYKGVYAIAHTLHELLGCKQTCPTKKQPDPLTFLEQLKKVRFKTKEGEEVYFDENGDPPAKYEIINWQKSKENQYEFVTVGLYDSSVPAQHRLAVNMASIIWAQNTNQMPKSVCSESCPPGTRKAVQKGKPICCFDCIPCAAGEISNITDAIICEQCQQDYWSNAHKDECVKKEIEYLSYEETMGILLTAVSIIGALMTLVIAIIFYRYKNTPIVKANNSELSFLLLFSLTLCFLCSLTFIGRPSEWSCMLRHTAFGITFVLCISCVLGKTIVVLMAFRATLPGSNVMKWFGPPQQRLSVLAFTLIQFLICVLWLTISPPFPFKNLKHYKEKIILECSLGSNLGFWAVLGYIALLALLCFVLAFLARKLPDNFNEAKFITFSMLMFCAVWITFIPAYVSSPGKFTVAVEIFAILASSFGLLFCIFLPKCYIIILKPEKNTKKQLMGKMESIFTLLHVLMAIVNFSRANNSTCSLSGEPVYPHIWKDGDIIVGALFPFHSNCDITEPSYSVRPSSTKCMSLDFRAFQYSQSLIFATEEINNSSSLLPGVSLGYKIYDTCGTAGLGVKVAMALINGNENSVSEEICTKPAQVQAIIGETYSSVSMAIAKSIGPFSMPLISYFATCECLSDKRKYPSFLRTVPSDYYQSRALAEMVKHFGWTWVGAIRRDDDYGNNGMATFTKVAEQLGICLEYSLPFFGTYSKEKVLRIVEQIKSSTSRVIVGFLTQWDLEILVHVFSEHNITGYQWVGTEGWIADPIVATLDKHNILQGAIGLAIPKTKVAGLEDFILDIKPLESVGSAIFTKFWESLFKCKYTVQNDSGNSPVCTGKEKLSEMDSAFTDMSLMPIFSNVYKGVYAIAHTLHDLLGCKETCPTKKQPDPFTFLEHLKKVNFKTKEGEEVYFDINGDPPAKYEIINWQLNKNNQSEFVTVGLYDSSLPADGRLAVNLPSIVWAQNSNKVPISICQESCPPGTRKAVQKGKPICCFDCIPCAAGEISNMTDAIECEQCHQDYWSNAHKDNCVKKEIEYLSYEETMGILLTVVSIIGAFMTMVIAIIFFRYKDTPIVKANNSELSFLLLFSLALCFLCSLTFIGQPSEWSCMLRHTAFGITFVLCISCVLGKTIVVLMAFRATLPGSNVMKWFGPPQQRLSVLAFTLIQILICVLWLTISPPFPFKNLKHYKEKIILECHLGSSLGFWAVLGYIGLLALLCFVLAFLARKLPDNFNEAKFITFSMLMFSAVWITFIPAYVSSPGKFTVAVEIFAILASSFGLLFCIFLPKCYIIILKPEKNTKKQMMGKAK; via the exons ATGGATTCTATCCTTACACTAGTGCATATAATAATGGCAATCATTAATTTTTCCAGGGCCCAAGAAAATACTTGCAGCGTGCATGGAGATCCTGCATACCCACAGCTATGGAAGAATGGTGATATCATTATTGGAGGAATTTTCCCTTTCCACAGTAAATGGGAGATGACAGACTCATCCTATTCAGTCATGCCACCTACAGTGAATTGCATGAG TCTGGAATTTAGAGCCCTGCAGTATTCACAGACCTTAATATTTGCAATAGAGGAGATCAACAACAGTTCATCTCTACTGCCTGGAGTCTCACTGGGCTACAAGATCTATGATACATGTGGTTCTCCAGCACTGGGGGTGAAAGTAGCAATGGCACTTGTGAATGGAAATGAGAACTCAGTGTCAGAGCAAATCTGCACAAAGCCTGCACAGGTGCAAGCCATAATTGGAGAGACATATTCATCAGTGTCCATGGCTATATCAAAGAGTATTGGACCTTTCAGCATGCCCTta ATCAGTTATTATTCCAcctgtgagtgtctgagtgataaAAGGATATATCCCTCATTTCTGCGCACTATTCCCAGTGATTATTACCAAACCATAGCACTAGCAGAGATGGTCAAGCACTTTGGCTGGACCTGGGTGGGAGCAATAAGAagagatgatgattatggtaaCAGCGGAATGGCTGCATTTACTAAAATTGCAGAAAAACTTGGCATATGTTTTGAATACTCTCTGCCATTTTTCAGAACTTACTCACAAGAGAAAGTGTTGAGAATTGTTGAGCAAATTAAAAGCTCTACTTCCCGAGTTATAGTGGGATTTGTCACTCCCTGGGACCTGGAGATTTTGCTTCATGTATTTTCTGAACACAACATCACTGGATATCAGTGGGTAGGAACTGAAGGATGGATTGCTGATCCAGTGGCAGCCACTTTGGACAAGTACAATATATTGCAAGGAGCCGTAGGGCTAGCTATTCCCAAAACAACAGTAAGAGGACTGAAGGACTTCATTCTAGATGTCAAACCATTGAAATCTGTAGGAAGTGcaatttttataaaattttgGGAAGCTATGTTTAATTGTAAATATAGCATACAAAATAATTCAGAGAACATACCAGTGTGCACAGGTGAAGAGAAAGTGTCTGACATTGAAAACACCTTCACTGACATGTCTATGATGCCAATTTTCAGTAATGTTTATAAAGGAGTATATGCCATTGCCCATACACTCCATGAACTTCTTGGCTGCAAACAAACCTGTCCTACGAAGAAGCAGCCTGATCCTCTTACT TTTCTAGAACAGCTGAAAAAAGTGCGTTTTAAGACAAAAGAAGGTGAAGAGGTTTATTTTGATGAAAATGGGGATCCTCCggcaaaatatgaaataataaactggcaaaaaagtaaagaaaaccaATATGAATTTGTCACTGTTGGACTTTATGACTCCTCTGTTCCTGCTCAGCATCGTTTAGCAGTAAACATGGCCTCCATTATCTGGGCACAAAATACAAATCAA ATGCCAAAATCTGTATGCAGTGAGAGCTGTCCTCCTGGCACAAGGAAAGCTGTACAGAAAGGAAAACCCATCTGCTGTTTTGACTGTATACCATGTGCTGCTGGAGAAATCAGTAATATAACAG ATGCTATTATATGTGAACAATGCCAGCAGGATTACTGGTCAAATGCACACAAAGATGAATGTGTAAAAAAGGAAATCGAATATCTATCCTATGAAGAAACTATGGGAATTTTGCTAACAGCAGTGTCTATTATTGGTGCTTTAATGACACTGGTAATAGCAATCATATTCTATAGATACAAAAATACCCCAATAGTCAAAGCAAACAACTCTGAGCTGAGCTTCCTGCTGCtcttctctctgactctgtgCTTCCTCTGTTCACTTACTTTCATTGGAAGGCCCTCTGAGTGGTCCTGTATGCTGCGTCACACAGCATTTGGGATCACCTTCGTCCTCTGTATCTCCTGTGTTCTGGGAAAGACAatagtggtgttaatggccTTCAGGGCTACACTTCCAGGCAGTAATGTCATGAAATGGTTTGGGCCTCCACAGCAGAGACTCAGTGTACTTGCCTTCACTCTCATACAGTTCCTCATCTGTGTGCTTTGGTTGACAATTTCCCCTCCTTTCCCCTTTAAAAATCTAAAGCACTACAAGGAAAAAATCATTCTTGAATGCAGTTTAGGTTCAAATTTAGGTTTCTGGGCTGTGCTGGGTTATATAGCCCTTCTGGctcttttatgttttgttttggcttTCCTTGCCCGGAAGTTACCTGATAATTTCAATGAAGCTAAATTTATCACTTTCAGCATGCTGATGTTCTGTGCAGTTTGGATCACTTTTATTCCAGCTTATGTCAGCTCTCCTGGAAAatttactgtagctgtagagATATTTGCCATTTTAGCCTCAAGCTTTGGTTTACTATTCTGTATCTTTCTTCCAAAGTGTTACATAATCATACTGAAAccagaaaaaaacaccaaaaaacaaTTAATGGGGAAG ATGGAGTCCATTTTCACACTCTTGCATGTTTTAATGGCTATCGTCAATTTTTCCAGAGCTAATAATTCTACTTGTAGTCTGAGTGGAGAGCCTGTATACCCACATATATGGAAGGATGGTGATATCATAGTTGGAGCACTTTTCCCCTTTCATAGTAATTGTGACATCACAGAACCATCCTATTCTGTCAGGCCATCTTCAACAAAATGTATGAG tctgGACTTCAGAGCTTTCCAGTATTCACAGTCCTTGATTTTTGCAACAGAGGAGATCAACAATAGTTCGTCTTTACTGCCTGGAGTCTCGCTGGGCTACAAGATCTATGACACCTGTGGTACCGCAGGATTGGGGGTGAAAGTGGCAATGGCTCTAATTAATGGAAATGAGAACTCAGTCTCTGAAGAGATCTGCACAAAGCCTGCACAGGTGCAAGCCATAATTGGAGAGACATATTCATCAGTGTCCATGGCTATAGCAAAGAGTATTGGACCTTTCAGCATGCCCTTA ATCAGTTATTTTGCCACCTGTGAGTGTCTCAGTGACAAAAGGAAATATCCCTCATTTTTACGCACTGTTCCCAGTGATTATTACCAGAGCAGAGCCCTGGCAGAGATGGTCAAACACTTTGGCTGGACCTGGGTGGGAGCAATAAGAagagatgatgattatggtaaCAATGGGATGGCCACTTTTACCAAAGTTGCAGAGCAACTTGGCATATGCTTAGAATACTCTCTTCCATTTTTTGGAACCTATTCAAAGGAGAAAGTGCTAAGAATTGTTGAGCAAATTAAAAGCTCAACTTCTCGAGTAATAGTGGGATTTCTCACTCAATGGGATTTGGAAATTTTGGTGCATGTGTTTTCTGAACACAACATCACTGGATATCAGTGGGTAGGAACCGAGGGCTGGATCGCTGATCCAATAGTGGCCACACTAGATAAGCACAACATACTGCAAGGAGCCATAGGGCTAGCTATTCCCAAAACAAAGGTGGCCGGACTGGAGGACTTCATTCTAGATATAAAGCCACTGGAATCTGTAGGAAGTGCCATTTTTACAAAATTCTGGGAGAGTTTGTTTAAGTGTAAATATACAGTGCAGAATGATTCAGGGAACTCACCAGTGTGCACAGGAAAAGAGAAACTGTCTGAAATGGACAGTGCTTTCACTGACATGTCCCTGATGCCTATTTTCAGTaatgtgtataaaggagtgtatGCCATTGCCCACACTTTACATGACCTTCTTGGGTGCAAAGAAACATGTCCTACAAAGAAGCAGCCTGATCCTTTTACA TTTCTGGAACACCTCAAAAAGGTAAATTTCAAGACCAAAGAAGGTGAAGAAGTTTATTTTGATATAAATGGTGACCCACCagcaaaatatgaaataataaactggcaattaaataaaaataatcaaagtgAATTTGTCACTGTTGGACTTTACGACTCCTCTTTACCTGCTGATGGTCGATTAGCAGTAAACCTGCCCTCGATTGTATGGGCACAAAATAGCAATAAG GTACCAATATCTATATGTCAAGAAAGCTGTCCTCCAGGCACTAGGAAAGCTGTACAGAAAGGAAAACCCATCTGCTGCTTTGACTGTATTCCATGTGCTGCAGGAGAGATCAGTAACATGACAG ATGCTATTGAATGTGAACAATGCCATCAGGATTACTGGTCAAATGCACACAAAGATAATTGTGTAAAGAAGGAAATTGAATATTTGTCCTATGAAGAAACAATGGGAATTTTGCTAACAGTAGTGTCCATTATTGGTGCATTTATGACGATGGTAATAGCAATCATTTTCTTTAGATATAAAGACACACCAATAGTCAAGGCCAATAACTCTGAGCTGAGCTTCCtgctgctcttctctctggcTCTGTGCTTCCTCTGTTCACTTACATTCATTGGTCAGCCCTCTGAGTGGTCCTGTATGCTACGACACACAGCGTTTGGGATCACCTTCGTCCTCTGTATTTCCTGTGTTCTTGGAAAAACCatagtggtgttaatggccTTCAGGGCTACACTTCCAGGCAGTAATGTCATGAAATGGTTCGGGCCTCCACAGCAGAGACTCAGTGTACTTGCCTTCACTCTCATACAGATTCTTATTTGTGTGCTTTGGTTAACAATATCCCCTCCTTTTCCTTTCAAGAATCTAAAACACTACAAAGAGAAGATCATTCTAGAATGTCATTTAGGCTCCAGCTTAGGTTTCTGGGCTGTGCTGGGTTATATAGGACTTTTGGcacttttatgttttgttttggcgTTCCTCGCCCGAAAGTTACCTGATAATTTTAATGAAGCTAAATTCATCACATTCAGCATGCTGATGTTCTCTGCAGTCTGGATCACTTTTATTCCTGCTTATGTGAGTTCACCTGGGAAGTTTACTGTAGCTGTGGAGATATTTGCAATTTTAGCATCAAGCTTTGGTTTGCTATTCTGCATCTTTCTTCCAAAATGTTATATAATCATACTGAAGccagaaaaaaacactaaaaagcaAATGATGGGAAAAGCTAAGTAA